A window from Citrus sinensis cultivar Valencia sweet orange chromosome 3, DVS_A1.0, whole genome shotgun sequence encodes these proteins:
- the LOC102624472 gene encoding uncharacterized protein LOC102624472 isoform X2 yields MQGDEARVLLGFPPNSRPNASQVKAAYKRKVWECHPDLFPVGRKTDAESKFKLISEAYTYLLSGAKRNGPASATSVRVVRTGVPMASGGRRNHPLIGIPFLFIILGTVGLGGFNAARAYKKQKEAYPSHNPFLP; encoded by the exons atgCAGGGCGATGAAGCCAGGGTTTTGCTAGGCTTCCCCCCAAATTCTCGCCCCAACGCTTCTCAg GTTAAAGCAGCCTATAAAAGGAAAGTATGGGAGTGTCATCCCGATCTCTTTCCAGTTGGGAGAAAGACTGATGCTGAGTCTAAGTTCAAATTG ATTTCAGAAGCTTACACTTATCTGCTGTCTG GTGCAAAAAGAAATGGTCCAGCCTCAG CTACAAGCGTTCGAGTTGTCAGAACTGGAGTACCAATGGCAAGTGGTGGAAGAAGAAACCATCCTTTGATTGGAATTCCCTTCCTTTTTATTATCTTGGGCACTGTTGGACTCGGGGGATTCAATGCTGCCAG GGCttataaaaagcaaaaagagGCATATCCTTCTCACAATCCATTCCTTCCTTGA
- the LOC102624472 gene encoding uncharacterized protein LOC102624472 isoform X1: MAPLRSTGYVDPGWEHGIAQDERKKKVKCNYCGKIVSGGIFRLKQHLARMSGEVTHCEKVPDDVCLNMRKNLEGCRSGRKRSQSENEQASLSFHSSDYNDTEDALTGYKHRGKKVMSDKNLVIRFAPLRSLGYMDPGWEHCVAQDEKKKRVKCNYCEKIISGGINRFKQHLARIPGEVAYCDKAPEDVYLKIKENMKWHRTGRRHRKPDTKEISAFYMQSDNEDEEEEDDNRFLQCVTKDIVAIDDKVSDTEVRYNVKGRSPSSSGNGTEPPVRRSRLDSVFLKSLKSQTSPYSGHVKAKTGIEKKIRKEVISAICKFFYHAGIPSNAANSPYFHNMLELVGQYGQGLQGPSSRLISGRFLQDEIATIKENLAEVKASWSITGCSVMADCWNDVQGRTLINFLVSCPRGLYFISSMDATDSIEDAANIFKLLDKVVEEIGEENVVQVITKNTASFKAAGKMLEEKRRNLFWTPCAVDCIDRMLDDILNIKWVGECLDKAKKLTRFIYNSTWLLNVMKKEFTKGQELLRPATTKFATSFNTLQSLLDQRIGLKRLFQSNKWLSSRFSKSDEGKEMEKIVLNLTFWKKMQYVKKSLGPIVQVLQKIDSTESRSISFLYNDMYRAKLAIKAIHGDDARKYGPFWSVIDSQWNSLFHHPLHVAAYFLNPSYRYRPDFIMHPEIIRGLNECIVRLEVDNGKRISASMQIPDFVSARADFGTDLAISTRSELDPAAWWQQHGISCLELQRIAIRILSQTCSSVGCEHTWSTYDQVHSRRRNCLSRKRWNDLTYVHYNLRLRECQLGRKSDDAISFDNAMLESILDDWLVESERQTIQEDEEILYNGMEPFYGDEIDENENEERRSAEMVALAGLVEPLEVNPAAGGVTTDDDGLDFLDDDLTD, translated from the exons ATGGCCCCACTTCGATCTACAGGATATGTTGACCCTGGATGGGAACATGGCATTGCCCAAGACgaaaggaaaaagaaggttaaatgcAACTACTGCGGGAAAATAGTTAGTGGTGGAATATTCAGATTGAAGCAGCATCTAGCCCGAATGTCTGGGGAAGTTACTCACTGTGAGAAGGTTCCAGATGATGTATGCTTGAATATGAGAAAAAACCTGGAAGGATGTCGGTCTGGTCGGAAACGAAGTCAATCTGAAAATGAACAGGCTTCTTTAAGTTTCCACTCTAGTGACTATAATGACACAGAAGATGCACTTACAGGTTATAAGCACAGAGGCAAGAAAGTGATGAGTGATAAGAACTTGGTCATAAGATTTGCTCCTCTTCGATCATTAGGATACATGGACCCTGGATGGGAACATTGTGTTGCCCAAGacgaaaagaagaaaagggtAAAATGcaattattgtgaaaaaattattagtggtGGCATAAATCGTTTTAAACAACATCTGGCAAGGATCCCTGGAGAAGTTGCATATTGTGATAAGGCACCTGAGGATGTGTATCTCAAAATCAAGGAGAACATGAAATGGCACCGCACTGGCAGAAGGCATCGGAAACCAGATACCAAGGAGATATCTGCCTTCTACATGCAGTCAGATAATGAGGATGAAGAGGAAGAGGATGACAATAGGTTTTTGCAATGTGTAACCAAGGACATAGTGGCTATTGATGATAAAGTTTCAGATACTGAGGTCAGATATAATGTCAAGGGTAGATCCCCTAGTAGCAGTGGCAATGGCACTGAACCACCTGTGAGAAGATCAAGACTGGATTCTGTGTTCCTGAAGTCACTCAAAAGCCAGACATCACCCTACTCTGGGCATGTGAAGGCAAAGACGGGTATTGAGAAGAAAATCCGCAAGGAGGTGATATCAGCTATCTGCAAGTTCTTTTATCATGCTGGAATTCCTTCAAATGCTGCAAACTCCCCATATTTCCACAACATGCTAGAGCTAGTTGGTCAATATGGCCAAGGTTTACAAGGACCTTCAAGTAGATTAATATCTGGTCGATTCCTCCAGGATGAAATTGCTACAATTAAAGAGAACTTAGCAGAAGTTAAGGCTTCTTGGTCCATTACTGGTTGTTCAGTTATGGCTGATTGTTGGAATGATGTGCAGGGTAGGACATTAATAAACTTTTTGGTCTCTTGCCCTCGTGGTCTATATTTTATATCTTCTATGGACGCCACTGATTCAATAGAAGATGCTGCTAACATCTTCAAGTTGTTGGACAAAGTGGtagaagagattggggaggAGAATGTCGTCCAG GTAATTACTAAGAATACTGCTAGTTTCAAGGCTGCTGGGAAAATGCTTGAAGAGAAACGAAGAAATCTATTTTGGACGCCATGTGCTGTTGATTGCATTGACCGAATGCTTGATGATATCCTGAACATAAAGTGGGTAGGAGAATGCCTAGATAAAGCAAAAAAACTTACCAGATTCATTTATAATAGTACATGGTTGTTGAATGTTATGAAGAAAGAATTCACAAAGGGACAGGAACTTCTTAGGCCCGCTACAACAAAGTTTGCCACTAGTTTTAACACTTTACAGAGTTTGTTAGACCAAAGGATTGGTCTTAAGAGATTGTTCCAATCAAACAAATGGCTTTCTTCCCGCTTTTCCAAGTCTGATGAAGGTAaagaaatggagaaaattGTCTTAAATTTAACGTTTTGGAAGAAGATGCAGTATGTGAAGAAATCTTTAGGACCGATTGTGCAAGTTCTCCAAAAGATAGATAGTACTGAAAGCCggtcaatttcatttttatataatgACATGTATAGAGCTAAGCTTGCCATTAAGGCAATTCATGGTGATGATGCACGAAAATACGGACCATTCTGGAGTGTGATTGACAGCCAGTGGAACTCATTGTTCCATCATCCTCTTCACGTGGCAGCTTACTTCCTCAACCCATCCTATCGCTATCGTCCTGATTTTATTATG CATCCTGAGATAATTCGTGGTCTAAATGAATGTATTGTTCGTCTGGAAGTGGATAATGGGAAGAGGATATCTGCATCCATGcag ATACCTGATTTTGTGTCAGCTAGAGCTGATTTTGGAACTGATTTGGCTATAAGTACTAGAAGCGAGCTTGATCCAG CTGCATGGTGGCAACAACATGGGATAAGTTGCTTGGAGCTACAGCGAATTGCCATACGCATACTAAGCCAGACATGTTCGTCTGTTGGGTGTGAACATACTTGGAGTACTTACGATCAAGTTCACAGCAGAAGGCGTAACTGTCTGTCTCGGAAGAGATGGAATGACCTTACTTATGTTCACTACAACTTGAGACTTAGAGAGTGCCAACTGGGAAGAAAATCTGACGATGCGATATCTTTTGACAATGCCATGTTGGAAAGCATATTGGATGACTGGCTGGTGGAGTCAGAGAGACAGACCATACAAGAAGATGAG GAGATCCTCTATAATGGGATGGAACCATTTTATGGAGATGAAATAgatgagaatgaaaatgaagaaaggaGATCTGCCGAAATGGTTGCATTGGCTGGTTTGGTTGAACCTTTGGAGGTTAATCCTGCTGCTGGAGGTGTTACCACCGATGATGATGGTCTTGATTTTCTTGATGATGATTTGACAGATTAG
- the LOC102624472 gene encoding uncharacterized protein LOC102624472 isoform X4 — MQGDEARVLLGFPPNSRPNASQVKAAYKRKVWECHPDLFPVGRKTDAESKFKLISEAYTYLLSAK, encoded by the exons atgCAGGGCGATGAAGCCAGGGTTTTGCTAGGCTTCCCCCCAAATTCTCGCCCCAACGCTTCTCAg GTTAAAGCAGCCTATAAAAGGAAAGTATGGGAGTGTCATCCCGATCTCTTTCCAGTTGGGAGAAAGACTGATGCTGAGTCTAAGTTCAAATTG ATTTCAGAAGCTTACACTTATCTGCTGTCTG ccaaataa
- the LOC102624472 gene encoding uncharacterized protein LOC102624472 isoform X3, which produces MQGDEARVLLGFPPNSRPNASQVKAAYKRKVWECHPDLFPVGRKTDAESKFKLISEAYTYLLSDPASFDSSEEYIQGSSVFVGACDK; this is translated from the exons atgCAGGGCGATGAAGCCAGGGTTTTGCTAGGCTTCCCCCCAAATTCTCGCCCCAACGCTTCTCAg GTTAAAGCAGCCTATAAAAGGAAAGTATGGGAGTGTCATCCCGATCTCTTTCCAGTTGGGAGAAAGACTGATGCTGAGTCTAAGTTCAAATTG ATTTCAGAAGCTTACACTTATCTGCTGTCTG ATCCTGCTTCATTTGATTCTTCCGAGGAATACATACAAGGCAGTTCCGTCTTTGTGGGGGCATGTGACAAGTGA